The Cylindrospermopsis curvispora GIHE-G1 genome contains a region encoding:
- the aroB gene encoding 3-dehydroquinate synthase produces the protein MTSVIKVDIPENSYQIIVAPGSLDQLGPQMASLSLGKKVLLVSNPMIFKHYGERAIASLQNAGFDVVHYSLPPGERYKTLNSIQKIYDTALEHKLERNSTMVALGGGVVGDMTGFAAATWLRGINLVQVPTSLLAMVDSSVGGKTGVNHPYGKNLIGAFYQPRLVLIDPQVLQTLPSGEFRAGMAEVIKYGVIWDPQLFTQLEASKHLDQLRYVKSDLINYILTHSCAAKANVVSQDEKESGIRAILNYGHTIGHAVESVTKYRVFKHGEAVGLGMIAAGEIAVRLELWSKSDAERQNTLIKKAGLPTKLPVGLDINQLIDALQLDKKVKSGRVRFVLPTQIGKVLVTDQVPTDIITQVLSSFSC, from the coding sequence ATGACTTCCGTAATTAAAGTAGATATACCAGAAAATTCCTATCAAATCATTGTTGCACCAGGTAGTCTAGATCAACTGGGCCCACAAATGGCTAGTCTCAGTCTAGGTAAAAAGGTCTTGTTGGTTTCTAACCCCATGATATTTAAGCATTATGGAGAGCGGGCGATCGCCTCTTTGCAAAATGCTGGTTTTGATGTGGTTCACTATAGTCTCCCACCTGGAGAGAGATATAAAACATTAAACTCTATTCAAAAAATTTATGATACAGCTTTAGAACATAAATTAGAGCGCAACTCTACCATGGTAGCTTTGGGTGGTGGTGTTGTGGGTGACATGACGGGATTTGCTGCTGCTACCTGGCTAAGAGGAATTAATTTAGTACAAGTCCCCACTAGTTTATTAGCGATGGTTGATTCTTCCGTGGGTGGAAAAACAGGGGTTAATCATCCCTATGGTAAAAACCTAATCGGTGCATTTTATCAACCCAGATTAGTACTAATTGACCCTCAAGTTCTCCAAACCTTACCTAGCGGTGAGTTCAGAGCGGGAATGGCGGAAGTGATCAAGTACGGGGTAATTTGGGATCCCCAATTGTTTACTCAGTTGGAAGCGAGCAAGCACCTTGATCAACTCCGCTATGTAAAATCCGACCTGATAAACTATATCTTAACTCATTCTTGTGCAGCTAAAGCAAATGTGGTCAGTCAAGATGAAAAAGAATCTGGAATCCGGGCAATTTTGAATTACGGCCATACTATTGGTCACGCAGTGGAAAGTGTCACTAAATATCGAGTGTTTAAGCATGGTGAAGCCGTAGGTCTTGGTATGATAGCGGCGGGGGAAATTGCTGTTAGGTTGGAACTTTGGTCAAAATCAGATGCAGAGCGTCAAAATACACTTATCAAAAAAGCTGGACTGCCAACTAAATTGCCTGTGGGTTTGGATATTAATCAACTAATTGATGCCTTACAATTAGATAAGAAGGTTAAATCAGGAAGGGTGAGATTTGTCCTACCTACTCAAATAGGAAAGGTTCTAGTTACAGATCAGGTACCAACGGATATTATTACTCAGGTTTTGTCCAGTTTTAGTTGTTAG
- the petL gene encoding cytochrome b6-f complex subunit PetL, with product MAVVEYVAFLAVFTVIAVGLLFGLRAAKII from the coding sequence ATGGCCGTAGTAGAATATGTGGCTTTTTTGGCCGTGTTTACAGTTATCGCAGTGGGACTATTATTTGGTCTTCGTGCTGCTAAGATAATCTAG